A region of Nocardioides sp. JS614 DNA encodes the following proteins:
- a CDS encoding CTP synthase — MNQATPTKHVFVTGGVASSLGKGLTASSLGSLLRSRGLRVTMQKLDPYLNVDPGTMNPFQHGEVFVTNDGAETDLDIGHYERFLDTDLSQIANVTTGQVYSSVIAKERRGDYLGDTVQVIPHITNEIKERILAMGGTGEDGRSVDVVITEVGGTVGDIESLPFLEAARQVRHDIGRENCFFLHVSLVPYIGPSGELKTKPTQHSVAALRQVGIQPDAVVCRADRELPPSIKKKISLMCDVDQDAVVTCADAPSIYDIPKVLHREGLDAYLVRRLDLPFRDVDWTVWDDLLRRVHHPKEEVTVALVGKYVDLPDAYLSVAEALRAGGFAHEAKVQLRWVASDECQTAAGAARNLQDVDAICVPGGFGVRGIEGKLGALTYARTHGIPTLGLCLGLQCMVIEYARNVVGLEKAGSTEFDPDTPEPVIATMAEQKAFVEGAGDLGGTMRLGLYPAALKDGSIAREVYGSSLIEERHRHRYEVNNAYRDQLEEAGLVFSGTSPDNSLVEYVELPRDTHPYYISTQAHPELRSRPTRPHPLFAGLVGAAIERQRELRFPIDETGLRREPEPDED, encoded by the coding sequence GTGAACCAGGCGACGCCCACCAAGCACGTGTTCGTGACCGGAGGCGTCGCCTCCTCGCTCGGGAAGGGCCTGACGGCTTCCAGCCTCGGTAGCCTCCTGCGCTCGCGCGGTCTGCGCGTCACCATGCAGAAGCTGGACCCCTACCTCAACGTCGACCCGGGGACGATGAACCCGTTCCAGCACGGCGAGGTGTTCGTCACCAACGACGGAGCCGAGACCGACCTCGACATCGGGCACTACGAGCGGTTCCTCGACACCGACCTGAGCCAGATCGCGAACGTCACCACCGGCCAGGTGTACTCCAGCGTGATCGCCAAGGAGCGCCGCGGCGACTACCTGGGCGACACCGTGCAGGTGATCCCGCACATCACGAACGAGATCAAGGAGCGGATCCTCGCCATGGGCGGCACCGGCGAGGACGGCCGGAGCGTCGACGTGGTGATCACCGAGGTCGGCGGCACCGTGGGCGACATCGAGTCGCTGCCGTTCCTCGAGGCCGCCCGTCAGGTGCGCCACGACATCGGGCGGGAGAACTGCTTCTTCCTGCACGTCTCCCTGGTGCCCTACATCGGGCCGTCGGGTGAGCTGAAGACCAAGCCCACCCAGCACTCGGTGGCCGCGTTGCGTCAGGTCGGCATCCAGCCCGACGCCGTCGTCTGCCGCGCCGATCGCGAGCTCCCGCCGTCGATCAAGAAGAAGATCTCGTTGATGTGCGACGTCGACCAGGATGCGGTGGTCACGTGCGCGGACGCGCCGTCGATCTACGACATCCCCAAGGTGCTGCACCGCGAGGGCCTGGACGCGTACCTGGTGCGCCGGCTCGACCTGCCCTTCCGCGACGTGGACTGGACGGTGTGGGACGACCTGCTGCGCCGGGTGCACCATCCGAAGGAGGAGGTGACGGTCGCGCTGGTCGGCAAGTACGTCGACCTGCCCGACGCGTACCTGTCGGTCGCCGAGGCACTGCGCGCCGGCGGCTTCGCCCATGAGGCCAAGGTCCAGCTGCGGTGGGTCGCCTCCGACGAGTGCCAGACGGCGGCCGGAGCGGCGCGCAACCTGCAGGACGTCGACGCGATCTGCGTGCCCGGCGGATTCGGGGTACGCGGCATCGAGGGCAAGCTGGGTGCGCTCACCTACGCCCGCACGCACGGCATCCCCACGCTGGGGCTGTGCCTGGGCCTGCAGTGCATGGTGATCGAGTACGCCCGCAACGTGGTGGGGCTGGAGAAGGCGGGGTCCACGGAGTTCGACCCCGACACCCCGGAGCCGGTTATCGCGACCATGGCCGAGCAGAAGGCCTTCGTCGAGGGCGCCGGCGACCTCGGCGGGACGATGCGGCTGGGCCTGTACCCGGCGGCCCTCAAGGACGGCTCGATCGCCCGGGAGGTCTACGGCAGCAGCCTCATCGAGGAGCGGCACCGGCACCGCTACGAGGTCAACAACGCCTACCGCGACCAGCTCGAGGAGGCCGGTCTGGTCTTCTCCGGCACCTCGCCGGACAACAGCCTGGTGGAGTACGTCGAGCTGCCGCGAGACACGCACCCCTACTACATCTCCACGCAGGCGCACCCCGAGCTGCGCTCCCGCCCGACCCGGCCGCATCCGCTGTTCGCGGGCCTGGTCGGCGCGGCCATCGAGCGCCAGCGCGAGCTGCGGTTCCCCATCGACGAGACCGGGCTGCGCCGCGAGCCCGAGCCCGACGAGGACTGA
- a CDS encoding copper transporter has product MISYRHHIVSLVAVFLALAVGVALGGGPLSELGRDDQPASATTREGRAAVRSATFGDDFAAASAAALYDGRLRDHPVSLLRMPGASGEVVSALGAQVEAAGGRVAGTYDVQPTLTDPTEKSLVDTLGSQLAKQLGTGAVTADASTYVRLGELVGLAVTSPERPSTDAVAVRQSLAGAELLSSPEEAVRAPVVLVVLGKSANPAILSGLLSGIAAKAVGVVVTGDTAAAAGSGDLAGLRSTPVADQVATVDGADTVLGQVTAVLALIRSMSVQGGSFGASGSDGTVPLT; this is encoded by the coding sequence GTGATCTCCTACCGCCACCACATCGTCTCGCTCGTCGCCGTCTTCTTGGCCCTCGCGGTCGGCGTCGCCCTGGGCGGGGGACCGCTCTCCGAGCTGGGCCGCGACGACCAACCCGCCTCGGCGACGACCCGGGAAGGGCGCGCCGCGGTGCGCAGCGCGACCTTCGGCGACGACTTCGCGGCGGCCAGTGCCGCCGCACTCTACGACGGCCGCCTGCGCGACCACCCGGTCTCGCTGCTGCGGATGCCCGGGGCCAGCGGTGAGGTCGTCAGTGCGCTCGGAGCCCAGGTCGAGGCGGCCGGCGGCCGGGTCGCCGGCACCTACGACGTGCAGCCGACGCTCACCGACCCCACGGAGAAGTCGCTCGTCGACACCCTCGGCAGCCAGCTGGCGAAGCAGCTCGGGACGGGTGCGGTCACCGCGGACGCCTCGACGTACGTCCGTCTCGGCGAGCTGGTCGGCCTCGCGGTCACGTCCCCGGAGCGGCCGAGCACCGACGCGGTCGCCGTGCGGCAGAGCCTGGCCGGCGCCGAGCTGCTCAGCTCTCCGGAGGAGGCGGTCCGCGCACCGGTCGTGCTGGTCGTCCTGGGCAAGTCGGCCAATCCCGCCATCCTGTCCGGCCTGCTCTCGGGGATCGCCGCGAAGGCGGTCGGCGTCGTCGTCACCGGTGACACGGCCGCGGCGGCCGGGTCGGGCGACCTGGCCGGGCTCCGGTCCACGCCCGTCGCGGACCAGGTGGCGACCGTCGACGGCGCCGACACCGTGCTGGGCCAGGTGACCGCCGTGCTCGCCCTGATCCGGTCGATGTCGGTCCAGGGTGGGTCCTTCGGTGCGTCGGGGTCGGACGGAACCGTTCCTCTGACGTAG